The Alistipes finegoldii DSM 17242 DNA segment TCGGCGCCGCATCCGCAGTGCCGGCGGTGGTGTTCGTGGTGGTGATGGTGCGAGCCGCCCCCGGCGAGGTATTCGCTGGCTTCGCTGTCTGAGAGCACGACCACCATGTCGGCTTCGCTGCGGCGCAGCGAGATGTCGTAGCCCATGATCTTGTATTCGATAGGGTCCTTCAGCGGGGCGTTGAGAATCACTTCGACCCGCTGTCCGCGGACGAAACCCATCTCCATGATGCGGCGGCGGAAACCGCCGTGTCCCGTCACTTTGAGTATCGTGGCCGATTCCCCGGTCTTAAGTTCGGATAGACGCATTGTCGCTCTTTGGTTTTTGGCTCCAAAGATACGATTTTACGCCGGGATGTGCAATCCCCAAAAATGGGTATTTCCGGATTGTTCACGGGATGATGCGCGGCGGGTGTCCCGTCTTTGCCATACTATTGAATTATATTGTTATATTTGCCTGAATAATTTTCTTGACGCCCATGACACGAATACATTATCGCTTGCCGGCGCTGCTTTGCGGATCGCTGGCGGCCGCCGGCGTGACTGCCGCCGACGGCAAAAACAAAGGCGCTGATCCGAAACGCCCGAACATCTTGGTGCTGATCGCCGACGACATTTCCCGCGACGATTTCGGATGTTACGGACATCCGGTTATCCGCACGCCCAACATCGACTCCCTCGCAGCCTCCGGAGTGCGCTTTACCAACGCCATCCTGACGACCAGTTCGAGCAGTCCGAGCCGCGCGAGCATCCTTACGGGGCGTTATCCCCACAACACGGGGGCCTGCGAACTCCATTCGCCGATCGGTGCGGAGCAGGTTACCGTCGCCGGAGCGCTGAAAGCGGCGGGGTATTATACGGCGCAGGCCGGAAAGTGGCATTTCGGCGATTCGTCGGCGATCCCCGCAGGGCCGGTACTGCATGATTTCGACCGGACGGGAGGCGGCTCCAACGACGGGGGCGGTCCCAGCGGGGCCGAACGCTGGGTGGAATACCTGCGCGACCGGCCTGCCGACCGGCCCTTTTTTATGTGGTTCGCATCTCACGATGCCCACCGCGGCTGGGATGACGACCGTTCGCTGGAACGCTATAGCCCCGAAAACGTTGTCTTACCGCGCTTCTTTGTCGATGATTACCCTTCACGGGAGGATTTCGCCAGCTACTATTACGAAGTGTCGCGCTTCGACCGTTTCGTCGGCGAGGTCGTCGCCGAACTCCGGCGTCAGGGCGTTTTCGACGACACGTTCATCGTCGTCATGGCCGACAACGGCCGTCCCTTCGCCCGTGCCAAGACACGGCTTCTACCCGATGGCATCCACACGCCTTTTGTCGTCCGTTATCCGGCCGGAATGCGTGCCAAAGCGGAGGTTTGCAACAGCTTGGTGAGCGTTGTCGATCTCGCTCCGACGCTCACCGACATTGCGGGCGTCGCAACGCCCCGCGCATTCCAAGGACGCAGTTTCGCATCCCTGCTTGCTCATCCCGACCGCAAATTCCGTACATACGCTTTCGCCGAACACAACTGGCACGATTTCGAAGCCTGCGAACGGATGGTCTGCACGGAACGCTACCTGCTGATCGAAAATGCCCGCCCGTGGTTGAGTGCCGTAGGGGCGGCGGACGTTGTGAACAGCGCTTCGGGACGCTCGCTGTTCGAGGCCTATGCCGCAGGCCGGCTGGATTCGCTTCAGGCCGACATATTCATCACGCCGCGCCCTTCGGTCGAGCTGTACGACTATCGCGCCGATCCGGAACAGCTGGAGAATCTCGCCGCCGGGAAATCCGCCGTAACGGCGAAGCTGCTTGCCGTACTGCGGAAATGGCAGGCAGAAACAGGCGACACGACGCCCGACAGCCTGACCCCCGACTGGCGTTCGCGGGAAACGGCCCGAAAACTCCCGGCATTCGGGGAGCGCCGCGAGATGCCGGGAAAAGCTGCCGGAGCCGCCCTGATTACCGCTCCCGGACCATTTTAGCGTTCCATTGCCGGGGTGTGCGCTCACCATCCGCCGCCCAGCGCCTTGCAGAGATTGACGTAGTTGATATATTGCTGCGCCACCAGATTGACGAACTCCATCTGCGACTGATAGAGGCTGCGCTGGGCGTCGATCACGTCGAGGTAGTCGGACAGGCCGCTGCGGTAGAGCGCCTGCGTCATCGCGGCGATGCGGTCGTTGGCGAGAACCAGCTCGCCGTAGCGTTCGGTCTGCCTGCGGTAGGTGGCGATGGCCACCAGCGCCTGCTCGACGTCGGAAAAGGCCGTCAGCACGGTCTGCTCGTAGGTCAGCGCCGACTGCGTGTAACGTTCCATGGCGGCCTGTTCCGCGCGGCGAAGTCTGCCGAAATTGAAGACGGGGAGTGTCAGCGAGCCTAACGCATCCCACGCCCAAGGGTTGGCCGAAGTTAAACCTTTGATCGAATTGGATGCGATTCCGCCTTTGGCCGTCAGAGCAATGGACGGGAACCGGTTGCCGCGTGCGATGCCCACTTCGGCGGCTGCGGCGAGCATATCGTAACGCGCCTGCATGATGTCGGGCCGCCGTTCGAGCAGCTCCGAGGGCAGTCCGACGGGAATGTCCGCCGGACGGTAATCGGTCAGCAGGCGCAGTCCAGCCCCCGCGCTGTCCGTTCGCCGCGGCGTTTCGCCCAGCAGGATGTCGAGTGACAGCCGCGTCTGCGCCACGGCCCGTCGGTACTGCGGAATGTCCGCTTCGGCGGTGTAGACCAGACTCCGGGCCTGCTCCAGCGCCACGCCGTCCGACATGCCGTAGCGGAACATCGAGTCGATCAGGGCCGCCGATTCGCGCCGCAGGGCGCAGCTCTGCCGGGCGATCGCCAGATCG contains these protein-coding regions:
- a CDS encoding sulfatase family protein, with the translated sequence MTRIHYRLPALLCGSLAAAGVTAADGKNKGADPKRPNILVLIADDISRDDFGCYGHPVIRTPNIDSLAASGVRFTNAILTTSSSSPSRASILTGRYPHNTGACELHSPIGAEQVTVAGALKAAGYYTAQAGKWHFGDSSAIPAGPVLHDFDRTGGGSNDGGGPSGAERWVEYLRDRPADRPFFMWFASHDAHRGWDDDRSLERYSPENVVLPRFFVDDYPSREDFASYYYEVSRFDRFVGEVVAELRRQGVFDDTFIVVMADNGRPFARAKTRLLPDGIHTPFVVRYPAGMRAKAEVCNSLVSVVDLAPTLTDIAGVATPRAFQGRSFASLLAHPDRKFRTYAFAEHNWHDFEACERMVCTERYLLIENARPWLSAVGAADVVNSASGRSLFEAYAAGRLDSLQADIFITPRPSVELYDYRADPEQLENLAAGKSAVTAKLLAVLRKWQAETGDTTPDSLTPDWRSRETARKLPAFGERREMPGKAAGAALITAPGPF
- a CDS encoding efflux transporter outer membrane subunit codes for the protein MKAGYLIIIFAAFTAACTPRFYPPRVSVPDDYIYGRGFSEDTTRFGPEWWTLFGDTVLNNLVARALDNNRDVAVAASRVEEARLNLKSVRAQYLPQVGLGVTAEGEYTPATKIVQSYAVEPSLSWEVALFGQLRNAKRAAKAQIASSEWALRGVRLALAAEVATTYFTLLEYERDLAIARQSCALRRESAALIDSMFRYGMSDGVALEQARSLVYTAEADIPQYRRAVAQTRLSLDILLGETPRRTDSAGAGLRLLTDYRPADIPVGLPSELLERRPDIMQARYDMLAAAAEVGIARGNRFPSIALTAKGGIASNSIKGLTSANPWAWDALGSLTLPVFNFGRLRRAEQAAMERYTQSALTYEQTVLTAFSDVEQALVAIATYRRQTERYGELVLANDRIAAMTQALYRSGLSDYLDVIDAQRSLYQSQMEFVNLVAQQYINYVNLCKALGGGW